Proteins from a single region of Sneathiella aquimaris:
- the rfbF gene encoding glucose-1-phosphate cytidylyltransferase — protein MKAVILAGGLGTRISEESHLKPKPMIEIGGNPILWHIMKIYAHHGVTDFIICLGYRSYVVKEYFANYVLHRSDVTFDLQANQITYHNAKAEPWKVTLVETGANTMTGGRLKRVAHHLEPGETFCMTYGDGVSDVDIGASIAFHKEQGREATLTAVAPPGRFGATIIKDGAVTEFVEKPKGDNGLINGGFFVLEPSVIDRIEGDAMPFEDAPLSGLAADGQLSAFHHGGFWQPMDTLRDRNHLEELWASGKAPWRIWS, from the coding sequence TTGAAAGCAGTAATTCTTGCAGGTGGATTAGGAACTCGGATTTCTGAAGAATCCCACCTGAAGCCAAAGCCGATGATTGAGATCGGGGGCAATCCTATTCTTTGGCATATCATGAAAATCTATGCGCATCACGGTGTTACTGATTTTATTATCTGTCTGGGATACCGAAGCTATGTGGTGAAAGAATATTTCGCCAATTATGTGCTTCACCGATCCGATGTTACGTTTGATCTACAGGCAAATCAAATCACATATCATAATGCCAAAGCAGAGCCATGGAAGGTGACACTGGTGGAAACCGGTGCCAATACGATGACGGGAGGGCGCCTGAAGCGGGTCGCCCATCATCTGGAACCGGGTGAGACATTCTGCATGACATATGGGGATGGCGTTTCCGATGTGGATATTGGCGCCAGTATTGCCTTTCATAAGGAGCAGGGCCGCGAAGCGACACTGACGGCGGTTGCGCCGCCCGGTCGGTTCGGTGCGACAATTATTAAGGACGGCGCAGTCACGGAATTTGTCGAAAAGCCAAAAGGCGACAATGGTCTGATAAATGGTGGCTTCTTTGTCCTCGAGCCTTCTGTTATCGATCGTATCGAGGGCGATGCCATGCCGTTTGAGGATGCTCCCTTGTCGGGACTTGCCGCGGACGGGCAGTTGTCAGCTTTTCATCATGGCGGTTTTTGGCAACCGATGGACACGTTGCGGGATCGTAATCATTTGGAAGAGCTGTGGGCGTCCGGTAAGGCCCCTTGGCGGATCTGGTCCTGA
- the rfbG gene encoding CDP-glucose 4,6-dehydratase, whose translation MTDRLVDPTFWKGKRVLLTGHTGFKGGWAAVWLNRMGAEVTGISLPPEGDHSLFDTVVKPLPITSHILDIRDREALAKVVKDADPEIVLHMAAQALVRRSYKEPVETYETNVMGTVNLLHALVPCEAVKAVLIVTSDKVYQNNDDGHAFTEEDQLGGDDPYSSSKAACEIATASLAKSLFAERPVKIATGRAGNVIGGGDFSEDRLIPDIWRAAEQGQAVTLRFPEATRPWQHVLESVSGYLTYLQQLWFDDADRLPAALNFGPRGGEVITVGKIAAEVQAAFGINSDWNLDQTKQPPEKSYLALDVSLAKATLGWQSRWKPEQTLEKTVAWYAAYTGGQDMSQMTLSQIEDYESQKT comes from the coding sequence ATGACTGACAGGTTGGTGGATCCGACATTCTGGAAGGGTAAGCGGGTTTTACTGACCGGCCATACTGGTTTTAAAGGCGGGTGGGCCGCCGTTTGGTTGAACCGGATGGGCGCAGAGGTAACGGGTATTTCCTTGCCGCCTGAAGGGGATCATTCACTATTCGATACGGTTGTAAAACCGTTACCGATCACGTCTCATATTCTGGATATCCGGGACCGCGAGGCGTTGGCAAAAGTGGTGAAAGACGCGGATCCGGAAATCGTTCTTCATATGGCGGCTCAGGCGCTGGTGCGCCGTTCCTACAAGGAGCCGGTCGAGACCTATGAAACCAATGTCATGGGGACAGTCAATTTATTGCACGCCCTTGTGCCCTGTGAGGCCGTGAAGGCCGTTCTTATTGTGACCAGTGATAAAGTCTATCAGAATAACGATGACGGGCATGCCTTTACTGAAGAGGATCAGTTGGGCGGTGATGACCCTTATTCTTCCTCCAAGGCGGCCTGTGAGATTGCCACGGCGTCTCTTGCCAAAAGCCTGTTTGCCGAACGGCCTGTAAAGATTGCAACGGGCCGCGCCGGGAATGTGATTGGCGGCGGAGATTTCTCGGAAGACCGGTTAATTCCGGATATCTGGCGGGCCGCTGAACAGGGACAGGCGGTTACCTTGCGCTTTCCGGAAGCAACGCGGCCTTGGCAGCATGTCCTGGAATCCGTGTCTGGATATCTTACCTATTTACAGCAATTATGGTTCGACGATGCGGACCGGTTGCCTGCCGCGTTAAATTTCGGGCCGCGCGGCGGCGAGGTGATTACGGTTGGAAAAATTGCAGCCGAAGTTCAGGCCGCTTTTGGTATAAATTCAGACTGGAATCTTGACCAAACGAAACAACCACCAGAAAAATCCTATCTGGCCCTGGATGTTTCGTTGGCGAAAGCTACTCTAGGATGGCAATCGCGGTGGAAGCCCGAACAGACTTTGGAAAAAACAGTTGCATGGTATGCAGCCTATACGGGCGGTCAGGATATGTCTCAGATGACCCTGTCGCAAATTGAAGACTATGAAAGCCAAAAGACATGA